A single region of the Drosophila miranda strain MSH22 chromosome 2, D.miranda_PacBio2.1, whole genome shotgun sequence genome encodes:
- the LOC108157637 gene encoding myosin light chain alkali isoform X2, which translates to MADVPKREIENVEFVFEVMGSAGEGIDAVDLGDALRALNLNPTLALIEKMGGTKKRNEKKIKMDEFLPIYSQVKKEKEQGCYEDFIECLKLYDKEENGTMMLAELQHALLALGESLDDEQVETLFADCMDPEDDEGLIPYSPFLARMCERPDMLK; encoded by the exons ATGTCGAATTCGTGTTCGAAGTCATGGGTTCCGCCGGCGAGGGCATTGATGCCGTCGATCTAGGCGATGCTCTGCGTGCCCTGAACTTGAACCCCACCTTGGCTCTGATCGAGAAAATGGGTGGCACCAAGAAGCGCAACGAGAAGAAGATCAAGATGGACGAATTCCTGCCCATTTACTCACAGGTcaagaaggagaaggagcaggGCTGCTACGAGGACTTCATTGAGTGCTTGAAGCTCTACGACAAGGAGGAGAACGGCACCATGATGCTCGCTGAGCTGCAGCACGCCCTGCTGGCGCTTG GTGAGAGCTTGGATGACGAGCAGGTTGAGACTCTGTTCGCTGACTGCATGGATCCCGAGGACGATGAGGGATTGATCCCCTACTCTC CATTCCTCGCCAGAATGTGTGAAAGACCAGATATGTTGAAGTGA
- the LOC108157637 gene encoding myosin light chain alkali isoform X1, producing MADVPKREIENVEFVFEVMGSAGEGIDAVDLGDALRALNLNPTLALIEKMGGTKKRNEKKIKMDEFLPIYSQVKKEKEQGCYEDFIECLKLYDKEENGTMMLAELQHALLALGESLDDEQVETLFADCMDPEDDEGLIPYSQFIQRLMSDPVVFD from the exons ATGTCGAATTCGTGTTCGAAGTCATGGGTTCCGCCGGCGAGGGCATTGATGCCGTCGATCTAGGCGATGCTCTGCGTGCCCTGAACTTGAACCCCACCTTGGCTCTGATCGAGAAAATGGGTGGCACCAAGAAGCGCAACGAGAAGAAGATCAAGATGGACGAATTCCTGCCCATTTACTCACAGGTcaagaaggagaaggagcaggGCTGCTACGAGGACTTCATTGAGTGCTTGAAGCTCTACGACAAGGAGGAGAACGGCACCATGATGCTCGCTGAGCTGCAGCACGCCCTGCTGGCGCTTG GTGAGAGCTTGGATGACGAGCAGGTTGAGACTCTGTTCGCTGACTGCATGGATCCCGAGGACGATGAGGGATTGATCCCCTACTCTC AGTTCATCCAGCGCCTGATGAGCGATCCCGTCGTCTTCGACTAA